The following proteins are encoded in a genomic region of Candidatus Methylomirabilota bacterium:
- a CDS encoding serine protease: protein MLDTMRVLIRALATGATILALCGGCGPARVPARAEVPSREDVLQRILPSAVQIILENPEGRRFRTGSGVAIASRGSECFVVTSGHTVAGAVGQKEISLLFGRQRGAGIRASATVVAHRETEDVDIALLKARTDQCVPARPAAAPELGEAVWVVGFPWGRNMLLASGIVSQVSFGEASDRESAARLMVDASVSYGSSGGGVYEARGGRLLGLVEGYRTARVTSKGAEQSWYIDVPVPGQTLVTPLTDIRRFLADTGHADLIEGIFSSTGQAAR, encoded by the coding sequence ATGTTAGACACGATGCGAGTGCTCATCCGAGCGTTAGCCACCGGCGCGACGATCCTCGCGCTGTGTGGAGGGTGCGGCCCCGCGCGCGTCCCCGCGCGCGCCGAAGTCCCCAGCCGGGAGGACGTGCTCCAGCGCATCCTGCCATCCGCCGTCCAGATCATTCTCGAGAATCCCGAGGGACGGCGCTTCCGCACCGGCTCGGGCGTCGCCATTGCGTCGCGTGGCTCGGAGTGCTTTGTCGTCACCAGCGGCCACACGGTAGCCGGCGCAGTAGGCCAGAAGGAGATCTCCCTGCTCTTCGGGCGACAGCGCGGAGCCGGAATCCGCGCCAGCGCCACCGTCGTTGCCCATCGCGAGACGGAAGATGTGGACATCGCCTTGCTGAAGGCCCGGACCGATCAGTGCGTACCAGCCCGGCCCGCCGCGGCTCCGGAGCTTGGAGAGGCGGTGTGGGTCGTCGGCTTTCCCTGGGGTCGCAACATGCTGCTGGCCAGCGGCATCGTCAGCCAGGTGAGCTTTGGTGAGGCGTCGGACCGGGAATCGGCGGCGCGCCTGATGGTCGATGCCTCGGTCAGCTATGGGTCGAGCGGTGGAGGCGTGTACGAGGCGCGAGGCGGCAGGCTGCTCGGTCTCGTCGAGGGCTACCGGACGGCCCGGGTCACCTCCAAGGGCGCCGAACAGTCCTGGTATATCGACGTGCCCGTGCCCGGCCAGACTCTCGTGACACCCCTGACCGATATCAGGCGATTCCTTGCGGACACGGGCCACGCCGATCTGATCGAGGGCATCTTCTCTTCCACGGGACAAGCCGCCCGCTAG